TCGTCGGCGAACTCGCCCGCCGCCCGGGCCAGTTCGTTCCCGATCTCGGCGTAGCGCTTGACGAACCGCGGCGTCTGCCCGGTGTTGAGCCCGGCCATGTCGGTCCACACCAGCACCTGTGCGTCGCACTCCGGCCCGGCGCCGATGCCCACCGTGGGGATCTCCAGCTCGCCGGTGACCCGCTTCGCGGCGCCCGAGGAGACCATCTCCAGCACCACGGCGAAGGCGCCCGCATCCTGCACCGCCCGCGCGTCGGCGAGCAGGGTCTCGGCCTGGTCCCCGCGGCCCTGCACCCGGTACCCGCCGAGGCCGTGCTCGCTCTGCGGGGTGAACCCGAGGTGGCCCATCACCGGTATCCCGGCGGCCACCAGCGCCTCCACGTGCGCCGCGTAACGGCGCCCGCCCTCGAGCTTGACCGCGTGCGCCCCGGCCTTCATGAACATCACGGCCGTGTGCAGCGCCTGCTCGGGCGAGGCCTGGTAGGAGCCGAAGGGGAGGTCGGCCACCACCAGCGAGTGCTCGGCGGCGCCCGCCACGGCACGGACCAGCGGCAGCATCTCGTCCACCGTGACCGGCAGCGAGGACTCGTAGCCGTAGACGTTGTTGGCGGCGGAGTCGCCGACCAGCAGCACCGGGATGCCGGCCTGGTCGAAGATCCGCGCGGTGTAGGTGTCGTAGGAGGTCAGCATGGCCCACGGCTCGCCCCTGCGCTTGTACTCGCGCAGGTGGTGGATCCGGGTCCTGCGGCGTGGTGCCGT
The nucleotide sequence above comes from Actinopolyspora erythraea. Encoded proteins:
- the panB gene encoding 3-methyl-2-oxobutanoate hydroxymethyltransferase, which codes for MTERNTRGTDADGVNIATGSAGGAETSAPYGTTAPRRRTRIHHLREYKRRGEPWAMLTSYDTYTARIFDQAGIPVLLVGDSAANNVYGYESSLPVTVDEMLPLVRAVAGAAEHSLVVADLPFGSYQASPEQALHTAVMFMKAGAHAVKLEGGRRYAAHVEALVAAGIPVMGHLGFTPQSEHGLGGYRVQGRGDQAETLLADARAVQDAGAFAVVLEMVSSGAAKRVTGELEIPTVGIGAGPECDAQVLVWTDMAGLNTGQTPRFVKRYAEIGNELARAAGEFADDVRSGAFPAKEHSFD